The following proteins are encoded in a genomic region of Lathamus discolor isolate bLatDis1 unplaced genomic scaffold, bLatDis1.hap1 Scaffold_83, whole genome shotgun sequence:
- the LOC136007018 gene encoding olfactory receptor 14A16-like — protein sequence MSNGSSITHFFLLPFADRRELQLWHFWLFLGISLAALLGNGLIITSTACDQHLHTPMYFFLLNLSLLDLGCFSTTVPKSMANSLWNTRAISYTGCAAQVFFFLLFISAEYFLLTAMSYDRYVAICKPLHYGTLLGSRACVHMAAAAWGTGFLCALLHTANTFSLPLCRGNAVEQFFCEIPQILKLSCSHSYLREVGLLVLSVCLVLGCFVFIVVSYVQIFRAVLRIPSEQGRHKAFSTCLPHLAVVSLLVSTGTFAYLKSPSISSPSLDLVVSVLYSLVPPVLNPLIYSLRNQALKDAVRKLVTGCVSAATHCLLSSAKGSQCSS from the coding sequence ATGTCCAAcggcagctccatcacccatttcttcctcctgccaTTCGCAGATAGgcgggagctgcagctctggcactTCTGGCTCTTCCTGGGCATCTCCCTGGCTGCGCTCCTGGGCAACGGCCTCATCatcaccagcacagcctgcgaccagcacctccacacccccatgtacttcttcctcctcaaccTCTCCCTGCTGGACCTGGGCTGCTTCTCCACCACTGTCCCCAAATCCATGGCCAATTCCCTCTGGAACACCAGGGCCATCTCCTACACAGGTTGTGCTGCacaggtctttttctttctcttattcaTTTCAGCAGAGTATTTTCTCCTCACTGCCATGTCCTATGACCGCTACGTGGCCATCTGCAAGCCCCTGCACTATGGGAccctgctgggcagcagagcttgtgtgcacatggcagcagctgcctggggcacTGGGTTTCTCTGTGCTCTTTTGCACACAGCCAATACATTTTCACTACCCCTCTGCCGAGGCAATGCTGTGGAGCAGTTCTTCTGTGAAATTCCCCAGATCCTCAAGCTCTCCTGCTCACATTCCTACCTCAGGGAAGTTGGGCTCCTTGTGCTAAGTGTCTGTTTGGTACTTGGCTGTTTTGTGTTCATTGTGGTGTCCTATGTGCAGATcttcagggctgtgctgaggaTCCCCTCTGAGCAGGGACGCCACAAAGCCTTTTCCACGTGCCTCCCTCACCTCGCTGTGGTCTCCCTGCTTGTCAGCACTGGCACGTTTGCCTACCTGAAGTCCccttccatctcctccccttccctggaTCTGGTGGTGTCAGTGCTGTACTCACTGGTGCCTCCAGTATTGAACCCCCTCatctacagcctgaggaacCAGGCGCtcaaggatgctgtgaggaaGCTGGTGACTGGATGTGTTTCAGCAGCCACACACTGCCTGCTGTCCTCTGCAAAGGGCTCCCAGTGTAGTTCATGA